From the Ferrigenium kumadai genome, one window contains:
- the rpsT gene encoding 30S ribosomal protein S20, which yields MANSAQARKRARQAVKQNAHNSSLRSELRTAIKKVIKAIEAGDKAAAQAVYQSSVSTVDSIADKKIIHKNKAARHKSRLSAAIKAMA from the coding sequence ATGGCAAATAGCGCACAAGCCCGCAAGCGTGCACGTCAGGCAGTTAAACAGAATGCTCACAACAGCAGTCTGCGCTCGGAATTGCGCACTGCGATCAAGAAGGTGATCAAGGCTATCGAAGCCGGCGACAAGGCCGCTGCTCAAGCCGTTTACCAATCTTCGGTCAGCACCGTGGACAGCATCGCCGACAAGAAGATCATCCACAAGAACAAGGCTGCTCGACACAAGAGCCGTCTGTCTGCGGCCATCAAGGCAATGGCGTAA
- a CDS encoding acetylornithine transaminase, whose translation MSHVMNTYARQPVAFERGEGAWLWDTEGKRYLDALSGIAVNTLGHAHPRLTTALHAQVSKLIHCSNVYQVREQEWLADKLCTLSNMQEVFFSNSGCEANEAAIKLARMYGHNKGIEMPSIIVMEKSFHGRTLATLSATGNRKVQAGFEPLVKGFVRVPYNDLAAIELVASHNLDVVAVLVEPIQGEGGIRTPDAAYLQGLRKICDQHGWLLMLDEVQSGIGRTGKWFAHQHTGILPDVMTLAKGLGSGVPIGACLTAGKAAGLFKPGNHGSTFGGNPLACTAGLTTLNVLEEDKLLAHAEQLGKFIRDGFTAQLAGVDGVKAIRGQGLMIGVELEKPCGELVGKALAQGLLINVTADSVIRLLPPLIMSQDEAQQMLNILCPLIKEFLQS comes from the coding sequence ATGTCGCATGTAATGAACACTTACGCCCGCCAACCCGTCGCGTTCGAACGCGGGGAAGGCGCGTGGCTCTGGGATACCGAGGGCAAGCGCTATCTGGACGCGCTGTCCGGCATCGCCGTGAACACGCTGGGACATGCGCATCCGCGCCTCACCACCGCGCTCCATGCGCAGGTCAGCAAGCTGATCCACTGTTCCAATGTCTACCAGGTGCGCGAGCAGGAATGGCTCGCCGACAAGCTGTGCACCCTGTCCAACATGCAGGAAGTGTTCTTCAGCAACTCCGGCTGCGAGGCGAACGAGGCCGCGATCAAGCTGGCGCGCATGTACGGCCACAACAAGGGCATCGAGATGCCCAGCATCATCGTGATGGAGAAATCCTTCCACGGACGGACACTGGCCACCCTCTCCGCCACCGGCAACCGCAAGGTGCAGGCCGGCTTCGAGCCGCTGGTGAAGGGCTTCGTGCGCGTGCCCTACAACGACCTCGCCGCCATCGAGCTGGTCGCATCGCATAACCTCGACGTGGTCGCCGTGCTGGTTGAGCCGATCCAGGGCGAGGGCGGCATCCGCACGCCCGATGCGGCTTACCTGCAAGGCCTGCGCAAGATTTGCGACCAGCATGGCTGGCTGCTGATGCTGGACGAAGTGCAGAGCGGCATCGGCCGCACCGGCAAGTGGTTCGCCCACCAGCACACCGGCATCCTGCCGGACGTGATGACGCTGGCCAAGGGCCTAGGCTCGGGCGTGCCCATCGGCGCGTGCCTGACCGCAGGCAAGGCTGCCGGGCTGTTCAAGCCCGGCAACCACGGCTCCACCTTCGGCGGCAACCCGCTGGCCTGCACCGCAGGCCTGACCACGCTGAATGTTCTTGAAGAGGACAAGCTGCTGGCGCATGCCGAGCAGCTTGGGAAGTTCATTCGCGATGGCTTCACCGCACAACTCGCCGGCGTTGACGGCGTCAAGGCGATCCGTGGACAGGGGCTGATGATCGGCGTCGAGCTGGAAAAACCCTGCGGCGAACTGGTGGGCAAGGCGCTGGCGCAAGGCCTGCTGATCAATGTCACCGCCGACAGTGTGATCCGTCTGTTGCCGCCGCTCATCATGTCGCAAGATGAAGCACAGCAGATGCTGAACATCCTGTGCCCGCTGATCAAAGAATTCCTGCAATCCTGA
- the argF gene encoding ornithine carbamoyltransferase, producing MAANVKHFLQFKDFTREEFEYLFERTRIIKERFKRYEKYWPLEDRTLVMIFEKASTRTRLSFEAGMHQLGGSAIYLNTRDSQLGRGEPVEDAGQVISRMSDIVMIRTFEQSIIERFAANSRVPVINGLTNEYHPCQVLADIYTYIEHRGSIKGKTVAWIGDSNNMCNTWLQAAEILDFNVHVSTPPGYEVEPERAGLFGEDHYEEFADPMEAARGADLVTTDVWTSMGYEAENEERLKAFADWQVDGDMMRVAAKDSVFMHCLPAHRGEEVSAEVIDGPQSVVWDEAENRLHVQKALMEYLLLGKING from the coding sequence ATGGCAGCAAACGTAAAACACTTTTTGCAGTTCAAAGACTTCACCCGTGAGGAGTTCGAATACCTGTTCGAACGCACCCGCATCATCAAGGAACGCTTCAAGCGCTATGAGAAATACTGGCCGCTGGAAGACCGCACCCTAGTGATGATCTTCGAGAAGGCCAGCACGCGCACCCGCCTCTCGTTCGAGGCGGGCATGCACCAGCTCGGCGGCTCGGCCATCTACCTCAACACGCGCGACTCCCAGCTGGGGCGCGGCGAGCCGGTGGAAGACGCCGGGCAGGTGATCTCGCGCATGAGCGACATCGTGATGATCCGCACCTTCGAACAGAGCATCATCGAACGCTTCGCGGCCAACTCGCGCGTGCCGGTAATCAACGGTCTGACCAACGAATACCACCCCTGCCAGGTGCTGGCCGACATCTACACCTATATCGAGCATCGCGGCTCGATCAAAGGCAAGACCGTGGCGTGGATCGGCGACTCGAACAACATGTGCAACACCTGGCTGCAGGCCGCCGAGATCCTGGACTTCAACGTCCATGTCTCGACCCCGCCGGGCTATGAAGTCGAACCCGAACGTGCCGGCTTGTTCGGCGAAGACCACTATGAAGAATTCGCCGACCCGATGGAAGCCGCGCGCGGCGCCGACCTGGTGACCACCGACGTGTGGACCAGCATGGGCTACGAGGCCGAGAACGAGGAGCGCCTGAAGGCCTTCGCCGACTGGCAAGTGGACGGCGACATGATGCGCGTCGCCGCCAAGGACTCCGTATTCATGCACTGCCTGCCCGCGCACCGCGGCGAGGAAGTCTCCGCCGAGGTCATCGACGGCCCTCAAAGCGTCGTGTGGGACGAGGCGGAAAACAGGCTGCACGTACAAAAAGCCCTTATGGAATATTTACTGTTGGGAAAAATAAACGGCTAA
- a CDS encoding thioesterase family protein: MKDSLKPGIRYEHKFVVPPTKTVPALYPESPEFQAMPEVFATGYMVGFLEWACIMCIKPHLNWPQEQSLGTHINVSHEAATPPGLEVTATVEVTAVEGRRVTFAVSAHDGVDVIAQGTHERFVVDKERFDNKVRDKRDRKQAN, from the coding sequence ATGAAAGATTCCCTGAAGCCGGGCATACGCTACGAACATAAGTTCGTGGTTCCCCCGACCAAGACGGTGCCCGCGCTGTATCCGGAATCGCCCGAGTTCCAAGCCATGCCGGAGGTGTTCGCCACCGGTTACATGGTCGGGTTTCTGGAATGGGCATGCATCATGTGCATCAAGCCCCACCTGAACTGGCCGCAGGAGCAATCGCTGGGCACCCACATCAATGTCAGCCACGAGGCGGCCACCCCGCCGGGACTGGAAGTAACGGCGACGGTGGAAGTGACTGCGGTCGAAGGACGACGCGTCACCTTCGCCGTCTCGGCGCACGACGGCGTGGATGTTATCGCACAAGGCACCCACGAGCGCTTCGTGGTCGACAAAGAGAGATTCGACAACAAGGTGCGCGACAAGCGCGACAGAAAACAAGCAAACTGA